A genomic window from Streptomyces mirabilis includes:
- a CDS encoding TetR/AcrR family transcriptional regulator, translated as MATFQRARSEEQREIRQRAILDTAAAMLDEMPVSAVSLNELSRRVGLAKSNVLRYFESREAILLELLDHHWRQWTDELPAQLDAVITPDAPVRERTQAFAAVLTRSLAQHRVLCDLLSAQAGVLEHNVSAEVAARYKRSALGNVAALAALARRHLPELGDRADGLCAQAVMVTGAVWTHARPSASMLAAYEADPSLAALRMDFTATLEEMLSTLIAGTLARAEG; from the coding sequence ATGGCGACTTTCCAGAGGGCGCGCAGCGAGGAACAGCGTGAGATCCGGCAGCGGGCGATCCTCGACACCGCGGCGGCGATGCTCGACGAGATGCCGGTCAGCGCGGTCAGCCTGAACGAGCTGAGCAGGCGCGTGGGCCTGGCCAAGTCCAACGTGCTGCGGTACTTCGAATCGCGCGAGGCCATCCTTCTGGAACTCCTGGACCACCACTGGCGACAGTGGACGGATGAGCTCCCCGCGCAGCTGGACGCCGTGATCACTCCGGACGCCCCGGTGCGCGAGCGCACTCAGGCGTTCGCCGCCGTCCTGACCCGTTCCCTCGCGCAGCACCGCGTGCTGTGCGACCTGCTCAGTGCCCAGGCCGGCGTTCTGGAACACAACGTCTCCGCCGAGGTGGCCGCCCGCTACAAGCGTTCCGCCCTCGGCAACGTCGCCGCTCTGGCCGCCCTGGCCCGCCGTCATCTGCCCGAACTGGGCGACCGGGCCGACGGTTTGTGCGCGCAGGCCGTCATGGTGACTGGCGCGGTGTGGACGCACGCCCGGCCCTCCGCGTCCATGCTCGCCGCCTACGAGGCGGACCCCTCGCTCGCCGCCCTGCGTATGGACTTCACCGCCACTCTGGAAGAGATGCTGTCCACCCTGATCGCCGGCACCCTGGCCCGGGCGGAGGGATGA
- a CDS encoding epimerase, with the protein MSMRVAVFGASGMVGHGVLDACLNDPRVGDILVVGRTPLNLRHPKVREVVHTVFTDFRAIQGEFEGLDGCFFCLGVSAAGRSEAEYTRITYDYTLAAARAVSAHNPSLTFTYVSGEGTDSTEAGRSMWARVKGRTENALLAMPFHAYLFRPGYIRPQRGAVSRTAAYRRLYRLTSWLYPLLHRLAPGHTTTTEHLGRAMIAVVGLDGRGPHVLHSPDINRLGTPASTSAAPER; encoded by the coding sequence ATGAGCATGCGTGTGGCCGTCTTCGGAGCGTCCGGCATGGTGGGGCACGGCGTGCTCGACGCCTGCCTTAACGACCCTCGAGTGGGCGACATCCTGGTCGTCGGGCGCACACCGCTGAACCTGCGCCATCCGAAGGTCCGTGAGGTCGTGCACACGGTCTTCACCGATTTCAGGGCGATCCAGGGCGAGTTCGAGGGGCTGGATGGCTGCTTCTTCTGCCTCGGCGTCTCCGCGGCGGGCCGCAGCGAGGCGGAGTACACCCGCATCACGTACGACTACACGCTGGCCGCCGCACGGGCGGTGAGTGCGCACAACCCCTCCCTGACCTTCACCTACGTGTCAGGAGAGGGGACCGACAGCACGGAGGCCGGCCGCTCGATGTGGGCCAGGGTCAAGGGCCGTACCGAGAACGCACTGCTGGCGATGCCCTTTCACGCCTACCTGTTCAGGCCCGGATACATTCGCCCCCAGCGCGGCGCCGTCTCCCGAACCGCGGCCTACCGCCGGCTCTACCGGCTCACCTCGTGGCTCTACCCCCTCCTGCACCGGCTGGCACCCGGGCACACGACGACGACCGAGCACCTGGGACGCGCCATGATCGCCGTCGTGGGACTCGACGGGCGCGGCCCCCACGTCCTCCACAGCCCCGACATCAACCGCCTTGGCACCCCTGCCTCCACGAGCGCAGCCCCTGAGCGCTGA
- a CDS encoding sigma-70 family RNA polymerase sigma factor: MATNSGGAGPARPRDRLSREQEAKLSEVLREVHPRLLTVVMRMTRDYHLAHDVTQEACLAVIQEFRRGTVFRKPVIVYATVVARNKFLSELGRMRAQLERPSDELPEGGRPWPDTTAPYDITAGLEYLELLAAVKAAIRDERQATVWELTHVWGLKGIEIAALLKVSSATVSRDLEKAETKAKRISEPHAEQ; the protein is encoded by the coding sequence ATGGCAACCAACTCAGGAGGAGCGGGTCCCGCGCGGCCACGAGACCGGCTGTCCCGTGAACAGGAGGCGAAGCTGAGCGAGGTACTGAGGGAGGTCCATCCGCGGCTTCTGACGGTGGTGATGCGGATGACGCGTGACTACCACCTGGCGCACGACGTCACCCAGGAAGCCTGTCTCGCGGTGATCCAGGAATTCCGCAGGGGCACCGTGTTCAGGAAACCGGTCATCGTGTACGCGACCGTCGTGGCCCGCAACAAGTTCCTCTCGGAACTGGGACGGATGCGGGCACAGCTGGAACGGCCCTCGGACGAGCTCCCGGAGGGCGGCAGGCCCTGGCCGGACACCACAGCTCCCTACGACATCACCGCGGGCCTGGAATACCTCGAACTGCTGGCCGCAGTGAAGGCCGCGATCCGTGACGAGCGGCAGGCGACGGTCTGGGAACTGACTCACGTCTGGGGCCTGAAGGGCATCGAGATCGCAGCGTTGCTGAAGGTCTCGTCCGCGACTGTCTCCAGGGATTTGGAGAAGGCAGAGACCAAGGCCAAGCGCATATCCGAACCGCACGCAGAGCAGTAG